Proteins from one Flavobacterium sp. N2038 genomic window:
- a CDS encoding cation diffusion facilitator family transporter, translating into MTNEQKAIKATIFSIAGNTCLALVKGLAGFFGNSYALIADAIESTTDIFSSCLVLFGIKYSNKPADENHPYGHGRAEPLITFLVVGFLITSATIIGYESIANIGTSHELPKSWTLYVLGAIIVWKEYSFRLVMKRSRQTNSSSLAADAWHHRSDAITSVAAFIGITIALVMGKGYESADDWAALFAAFFILYNSYKIFRPALGEIMDENLNDDLVEEIRVKALLVPGILGTEKCFIRKAGMRYHVDLHAIVSAKISVKEGHELSHKLQDKLKEEIPELGNVLIHIEPDDYH; encoded by the coding sequence ATGACAAACGAACAAAAAGCTATAAAAGCTACTATTTTTAGTATAGCCGGAAACACCTGCTTAGCCCTTGTAAAAGGCTTAGCAGGTTTTTTTGGCAATTCTTATGCCTTGATTGCAGATGCAATCGAGTCGACAACCGATATTTTTTCGTCTTGTCTGGTCTTATTCGGAATCAAGTATTCTAATAAACCAGCAGATGAAAATCATCCTTATGGTCATGGTCGTGCAGAGCCTTTAATTACTTTTTTGGTAGTTGGATTTTTAATTACTTCAGCAACTATTATTGGTTACGAAAGTATTGCCAATATTGGTACTTCACACGAGTTGCCAAAATCCTGGACATTGTATGTTTTAGGAGCTATTATTGTTTGGAAAGAATATTCATTTCGATTGGTTATGAAACGAAGCAGGCAAACAAACAGTTCTTCTCTAGCTGCTGATGCATGGCATCATCGTAGTGATGCTATAACTTCTGTAGCAGCGTTTATTGGAATTACGATTGCGCTGGTTATGGGTAAAGGTTATGAATCTGCAGATGACTGGGCTGCACTTTTTGCTGCTTTTTTTATTCTTTATAACAGTTATAAAATTTTCAGACCTGCACTTGGTGAAATCATGGATGAAAATTTAAATGATGATCTGGTTGAAGAAATTCGAGTTAAAGCATTATTGGTACCGGGAATTCTTGGAACTGAAAAATGTTTTATTCGTAAAGCAGGAATGCGTTATCACGTAGATCTTCATGCAATAGTTTCGGCTAAAATATCGGTGAAAGAAGGACATGAATTGTCGCACAAACTACAAGATAAATTAAAAGAAGAAATTCCTGAGCTCGGAAATGTTTTGATTCATATTGAGCCAGATGATTATCACTGA
- the murA gene encoding UDP-N-acetylglucosamine 1-carboxyvinyltransferase, with the protein MGIFKIEGGTPLKGEITPQGAKNEALQILCAVLLTGEKVKINNIPDIIDINKLITLLGNLGVKIQRNEPGSITFQADEVNVGYLETEAFKKEGGALRGSIMIVGPLLARFGKGYIPKPGGDKIGRRRLDTHFEGFINLGAKFRYNREDHFYGVESPAEGLKGTDMLLDEASVTGTANIVMAAVLAKGTTTVYNAACEPYLQQLCKMLNSMGAKITGVGSNLLTIEGVESLGGCEHRILPDMIEIGSWIGLAAMTKSEITIKNVSWENLGLIPNTFRKLGITIEKRNDDIYIPAHKDGYEVKTDIDGSILTIADAPWPGFTPDLLSIVLVVATQAKGDVLIHQKMFESRLFFVDKLIDMGAKIMLCDPHRAVVMGHNFESQLKATTMSSPDIRAGISLLIAALSAKGTSTIQNIEQIDRGYERIDERLRAIGAKIVRA; encoded by the coding sequence ATGGGAATTTTTAAAATCGAAGGAGGAACTCCTTTAAAAGGAGAAATCACTCCACAAGGAGCAAAAAATGAGGCATTACAAATTTTATGTGCCGTGCTTCTAACGGGAGAGAAAGTAAAAATTAATAATATTCCTGATATTATAGACATCAATAAATTAATCACTTTGTTGGGTAATTTAGGGGTGAAAATTCAACGCAATGAACCGGGTTCAATCACTTTTCAGGCTGATGAGGTTAATGTTGGATATTTAGAAACAGAAGCTTTCAAAAAAGAAGGCGGAGCTCTTCGTGGTTCTATTATGATTGTTGGGCCGCTTTTGGCTCGTTTCGGAAAAGGATATATCCCAAAACCAGGAGGAGATAAAATTGGCCGTCGTAGATTAGATACACATTTTGAAGGTTTTATTAACCTTGGAGCAAAATTCAGATATAACAGAGAAGATCACTTTTACGGAGTAGAATCTCCGGCTGAGGGATTGAAAGGAACAGATATGCTTTTAGACGAAGCATCTGTAACTGGCACTGCAAACATTGTAATGGCTGCTGTTTTAGCAAAAGGAACAACAACTGTTTATAATGCTGCTTGTGAGCCTTACTTACAGCAGTTATGTAAAATGTTGAACTCTATGGGGGCAAAAATCACAGGAGTTGGTTCTAACTTATTAACTATTGAAGGTGTTGAAAGCCTTGGTGGATGTGAGCACAGAATTTTACCTGACATGATCGAAATTGGTTCCTGGATTGGTCTTGCAGCTATGACAAAAAGTGAAATTACGATCAAAAATGTAAGCTGGGAAAACTTAGGTTTGATTCCAAATACATTTAGAAAATTGGGTATTACAATCGAAAAACGTAACGACGATATTTACATTCCGGCTCATAAAGACGGATATGAAGTAAAAACAGATATCGATGGTTCTATTCTGACAATTGCAGATGCACCATGGCCTGGATTTACACCAGATTTATTAAGTATTGTTTTGGTTGTGGCAACTCAGGCAAAAGGAGATGTTTTAATTCACCAAAAAATGTTTGAAAGCCGTTTGTTCTTTGTAGATAAATTAATCGATATGGGAGCAAAAATTATGTTATGTGACCCGCACAGAGCTGTGGTTATGGGGCATAATTTTGAATCTCAATTGAAAGCAACGACAATGTCATCTCCTGATATTCGAGCAGGAATTTCATTATTGATCGCAGCGCTTTCTGCAAAAGGAACAAGTACGATTCAAAATATTGAACAAATTGACCGTGGATACGAGCGTATCGATGAGCGCTTAAGAGCAATCGGCGCAAAAATCGTGAGAGCGTAA
- a CDS encoding DUF493 domain-containing protein: MENDKEKNTAEFYERLKVELDNANTWPAEYLYKFIVPTVADNVERVEKAFDGMGAVIKTTKSKTGKFTSVSVDVTMHSSDAVIGKYKEVSTIEGIVSL, encoded by the coding sequence ATGGAGAACGATAAAGAAAAAAATACAGCCGAATTTTACGAAAGATTAAAAGTCGAATTAGATAATGCAAATACTTGGCCTGCAGAATATTTGTATAAATTTATTGTGCCAACAGTTGCAGATAACGTAGAGCGTGTTGAAAAAGCTTTTGACGGTATGGGAGCTGTTATTAAAACAACTAAATCTAAAACGGGTAAATTTACCAGTGTTTCTGTTGATGTTACAATGCATAGCTCTGATGCTGTTATTGGTAAATACAAAGAAGTTTCTACAATAGAAGGTATAGTTTCATTATAA
- a CDS encoding porin family protein, giving the protein MKKIFLVAAFCLATSATLHAQLLQFGVKAGVNFASQPGDASLDGVAFDKDGITSYHVGVVAEVKLLEKFAIQPELLYSTQGATYKFADAQEDFKNELAYLSIPVMAKIYVTKSLSLEVGPQASFLLSQKNKVDFEDANTFDFALNAGLGLKITKSIFVQGRYSLGLTDVSSHADIRNSVVQLSAGFMF; this is encoded by the coding sequence ATGAAAAAGATATTTTTAGTGGCTGCATTTTGCCTTGCAACATCAGCTACGTTACATGCACAATTATTACAATTTGGAGTTAAAGCAGGGGTTAACTTTGCAAGTCAACCTGGAGATGCATCATTAGACGGTGTAGCATTTGATAAAGATGGAATTACAAGCTACCATGTTGGTGTAGTTGCAGAAGTAAAATTATTAGAAAAATTTGCTATTCAGCCAGAGCTTTTATATTCTACACAGGGAGCAACTTATAAATTTGCTGATGCACAAGAAGATTTCAAAAATGAATTAGCTTATTTGTCTATTCCTGTAATGGCTAAAATCTATGTGACAAAATCATTAAGTTTAGAAGTTGGACCACAAGCTTCATTTTTATTAAGTCAAAAAAATAAAGTAGATTTCGAAGATGCCAATACTTTTGATTTTGCTCTTAATGCAGGTCTAGGATTAAAAATTACCAAAAGCATATTTGTACAAGGTCGCTATAGTTTAGGATTAACAGATGTTTCTTCGCATGCCGATATTAGAAACTCTGTAGTTCAATTATCAGCAGGATTCATGTTCTAA
- a CDS encoding DUF5686 and carboxypeptidase regulatory-like domain-containing protein yields the protein MKNYTLLAFLFFSLSNFAQIKGTITDEKGNPLPFVSVFEENTYSGTTSNDQGKYQLNVKEIGKNKIIFQYLGFKTQKSTVASDSKTVTLNIVMQEESFALNEVIIDPKNNPANAIIKSAIANKKDNAEKTARYTADFYSKGMFKIKDLPKKIMGLKVDIGDEMASNLDSTGTGILYLSETISKISFEKPEKLKEKIIASKVSGNNKGFSYNTATLSTYDFYDNTLEFNINLISPIADNAFNYYKYKLEGTFFDDNNQQIYKIKVTPKRDKEPVFEGYIYIVDDSFAIYAVDLDIKGYRMKNEFTEVMNLKQSFSYNVKNKIWSKNAQTLSFNAGAFGVKFSGKFNYVYSNYEFPSSFEKKTFTNEIVAFEPNANKKDDAFWNQIRPIPLTIEESNDYTKKDSLQTIRKSQKYTDSIDAKSNKFKVWDVIMGYEYKNTFKKHSFEYKGLLNLSSLSFNTVQGFNLDSGFSFKKWNEEEGKSTTISTTFNYGFSDERLRVTGEFSHRFNTINYASLSASGGTKTAQFNGAEPISKFVNSISSLFFKDNYMKLYNLEFAQINYGQDVANGVNLNARIAYEQRKSLFNTTDYSFFKKDDIYSSNNPLAPNDFTTPAFDQHHLFKTALTARINFGNKYISRPDGRFNVKNEKYPTVFLAFEKAFAASEKKYEFERIGASVQYDLALNNKGVLGMNFRAGKFFNAENIAFIDYRHFNGNQTHIGTSDRYLNVFNLMPYYANSTNDSYFEMHLEHNDMGFVTNKIPLINLLKSTMNLGFHALAIPDKKPYSEFTVGLDNLGFGKLKVFRIDYVHSYQSGIQQNGVVFGLKILNVLD from the coding sequence ATGAAAAACTATACTCTACTCGCCTTTTTATTTTTTTCTCTTTCAAACTTTGCACAAATCAAAGGCACGATTACCGATGAAAAAGGAAATCCGTTACCTTTTGTTTCTGTTTTTGAAGAAAACACCTATAGCGGAACCACTTCAAATGATCAGGGAAAATACCAACTTAATGTAAAAGAGATTGGTAAAAACAAAATCATTTTTCAATATCTGGGTTTTAAAACTCAAAAATCAACTGTTGCCTCAGATTCAAAAACAGTTACCCTAAATATTGTAATGCAGGAAGAAAGTTTTGCTTTAAATGAAGTCATTATTGATCCCAAAAACAATCCTGCCAATGCAATTATAAAAAGTGCTATTGCAAACAAGAAAGACAATGCTGAAAAAACAGCCCGTTACACAGCTGATTTTTACTCAAAAGGAATGTTCAAAATAAAAGATCTTCCAAAGAAAATAATGGGATTAAAGGTCGATATCGGTGACGAAATGGCTTCAAATTTAGACTCCACCGGAACCGGTATTTTATATCTGTCAGAGACCATTTCTAAGATTTCTTTTGAAAAACCAGAAAAACTAAAAGAAAAAATCATTGCATCAAAAGTTTCCGGAAACAACAAAGGATTCAGTTATAATACCGCGACTTTATCGACTTATGATTTTTATGACAATACTTTAGAATTCAATATTAATCTCATCTCTCCTATCGCTGATAACGCTTTCAATTACTACAAATACAAGCTTGAAGGCACTTTTTTTGACGACAACAATCAACAGATTTATAAGATAAAGGTAACTCCAAAACGGGATAAAGAACCCGTTTTTGAAGGTTACATTTATATCGTTGATGATAGTTTTGCGATTTATGCTGTAGACCTAGATATAAAAGGCTACAGAATGAAAAACGAATTTACTGAAGTAATGAACCTGAAACAAAGTTTTAGCTACAATGTAAAAAATAAAATCTGGTCAAAAAACGCTCAAACGCTTTCTTTTAATGCTGGTGCTTTTGGAGTAAAGTTCTCCGGAAAATTCAATTATGTTTATTCCAATTATGAGTTTCCATCTTCTTTTGAAAAGAAAACTTTTACAAATGAAATTGTAGCTTTTGAACCAAATGCCAATAAAAAAGATGATGCATTCTGGAATCAAATACGTCCAATTCCACTGACCATCGAAGAAAGCAATGATTATACTAAAAAAGACAGTTTACAAACCATTAGAAAGTCTCAAAAATATACTGACTCTATCGATGCTAAAAGCAATAAGTTTAAAGTATGGGATGTTATAATGGGTTATGAATATAAAAATACGTTCAAAAAACACTCTTTTGAATATAAAGGCTTACTAAATCTGAGTTCTTTGAGTTTTAATACTGTTCAGGGATTTAATCTGGATTCTGGATTTTCTTTTAAAAAATGGAATGAAGAGGAAGGAAAAAGTACTACAATAAGCACGACTTTCAATTATGGATTTTCTGATGAGCGTTTGCGCGTAACAGGCGAATTCAGCCATCGATTCAACACCATTAATTATGCTTCACTCTCGGCTTCGGGAGGTACAAAAACGGCGCAGTTTAATGGTGCAGAACCAATCAGCAAATTTGTCAATTCCATAAGTTCTTTATTTTTTAAAGATAATTACATGAAATTATACAATCTGGAATTCGCTCAAATTAATTACGGACAAGATGTTGCTAATGGAGTAAATTTAAATGCCAGAATTGCTTATGAACAACGAAAGTCATTGTTTAACACAACGGATTATTCTTTCTTTAAAAAAGATGACATCTATTCCTCCAACAATCCGCTGGCACCAAATGATTTTACAACTCCGGCTTTTGATCAACATCATTTATTTAAAACCGCTTTGACCGCCCGAATCAATTTTGGAAACAAATATATTTCAAGACCTGATGGGAGGTTTAATGTAAAAAATGAAAAGTATCCAACTGTTTTTCTGGCTTTTGAAAAAGCATTTGCAGCAAGCGAGAAAAAATATGAATTTGAAAGAATCGGTGCCTCTGTACAATATGATTTAGCTTTAAATAATAAAGGTGTTTTGGGAATGAATTTCAGAGCCGGAAAATTCTTTAATGCCGAAAATATTGCTTTTATAGATTACAGACATTTCAACGGAAACCAAACTCATATCGGAACAAGTGATCGTTATTTGAACGTCTTTAATTTAATGCCATATTATGCCAACAGTACAAATGACAGCTATTTCGAAATGCATCTGGAACATAATGACATGGGATTTGTAACCAATAAAATTCCGCTGATTAATCTATTAAAATCAACAATGAATCTAGGATTTCACGCTTTGGCAATTCCGGATAAAAAGCCTTATTCTGAATTTACAGTCGGCTTAGACAACTTAGGCTTTGGAAAATTAAAAGTATTTCGTATTGATTATGTTCATTCGTACCAAAGCGGAATTCAGCAAAATGGCGTTGTATTTGGTTTGAAGATTTTGAATGTTCTAGACTAG
- a CDS encoding DUF4290 domain-containing protein has translation MNEKYKKENANDVVFNLEYNSERQRLLIPEYGRHLQKLIDQATVIEDAETRNKAAKYIIQVMGSLNPHLRDVPDFQHKLWDQLFIMSDFKLDVESPYPIPSRDVLQLKPDVLQYPQNFPKYRFYGNNIKYMIDVANKWEEGEMKNALVLVIANHMKKSFLSWNKDTVKDDVIFEHLYELSGGKINLLQSTEELLNTTDLMRTNKRMSNKISPAGQPKIQNNKNNNKGGKKPFQKNNNQK, from the coding sequence ATGAACGAAAAATATAAAAAAGAGAACGCCAACGACGTCGTATTTAATTTAGAATATAATTCTGAAAGACAGCGTTTATTAATTCCGGAGTATGGTCGTCATTTGCAAAAACTGATTGATCAGGCAACTGTTATTGAAGATGCTGAAACACGTAATAAGGCAGCAAAGTACATTATACAGGTAATGGGGAGTTTAAATCCGCATTTACGAGATGTACCCGATTTTCAGCATAAATTATGGGATCAGCTTTTTATTATGTCTGATTTTAAATTAGATGTAGAATCGCCATATCCAATTCCGTCAAGAGATGTTTTGCAGTTAAAACCAGATGTTTTACAATACCCGCAAAATTTTCCAAAATACCGATTTTATGGTAATAACATCAAATATATGATTGATGTTGCCAATAAATGGGAAGAAGGTGAGATGAAAAACGCTTTGGTTTTGGTTATTGCAAACCATATGAAAAAATCATTCTTAAGCTGGAACAAAGACACGGTAAAAGATGATGTAATTTTCGAACATTTATATGAATTATCCGGAGGAAAGATCAATTTATTACAAAGCACAGAAGAGCTTTTGAATACAACCGATCTTATGCGCACAAATAAACGCATGTCAAACAAAATTTCACCTGCCGGACAGCCGAAAATTCAAAACAACAAGAACAACAATAAAGGCGGTAAAAAGCCTTTTCAAAAAAATAATAATCAGAAATAA
- a CDS encoding porin family protein, producing MKRIILVTIVLMAFGFTNAQSTRYGVKGGLNVSGITGYAEDTKTLIGFHVGGFAEIKVIEKLAIQPEFLFSTQGTVIEGFNGDSNTTVKVNYLNIPVLAKYSISNAFTVEAGPQIGFLLSAKTRGEDVSDLYKSTDFGFNLGCGYNFTENISVGARYTIGLTDVNDASDESLYPDLYNASFKNSNFALSLAYKF from the coding sequence ATGAAAAGAATTATTTTAGTAACAATCGTACTTATGGCATTTGGATTTACAAACGCACAATCGACCAGATATGGTGTGAAAGGAGGCTTGAATGTTTCTGGTATAACAGGTTATGCTGAAGACACAAAAACTTTAATAGGTTTTCATGTTGGAGGTTTTGCAGAAATAAAAGTTATTGAAAAATTAGCTATTCAGCCTGAATTTTTGTTTTCTACACAAGGAACAGTAATTGAGGGCTTCAACGGAGATTCTAATACTACTGTAAAAGTGAATTATTTAAATATTCCGGTTTTAGCTAAATATTCTATTTCAAATGCTTTTACTGTTGAAGCGGGACCACAAATTGGGTTTTTATTATCTGCTAAAACCAGAGGTGAGGATGTTAGTGATCTTTATAAATCAACAGATTTTGGTTTCAATTTAGGATGTGGATATAATTTTACGGAAAATATTTCTGTAGGTGCTCGTTACACAATTGGTCTAACAGATGTTAATGATGCTTCTGATGAATCTCTATATCCGGATTTGTATAATGCAAGTTTTAAAAATAGCAATTTTGCATTGTCATTGGCATATAAATTTTAA
- a CDS encoding porin family protein — MKKIILSAIAIMAFAFSNAQETRFGIKGGLNITTFAGGNYWDANSLVGFQVGGFAEIKVIERLSIQPELLFSTQGARIELAGNNDFDTKLNYINVPVLAKFYITKQFTAEAGPQLGFLVSAKSDGEDVKDGFKSVDTGFNLGLGYNFTDNFSVGARYTIGLSNIADNDADTWDEYYDSPKNSVFAITAAYKF; from the coding sequence ATGAAAAAAATTATTTTATCTGCCATTGCTATTATGGCTTTTGCATTCTCAAATGCTCAGGAAACAAGATTCGGTATTAAAGGAGGTTTAAATATTACAACTTTTGCAGGTGGGAATTATTGGGATGCTAACTCTTTAGTTGGCTTTCAAGTTGGTGGTTTTGCTGAAATTAAAGTTATCGAAAGATTATCTATACAGCCAGAGCTGTTATTTTCTACTCAAGGAGCCAGAATTGAGTTAGCTGGAAACAATGATTTTGATACAAAACTAAATTATATTAACGTTCCTGTTTTAGCAAAGTTTTATATTACAAAGCAATTTACTGCTGAAGCTGGACCACAATTAGGATTTTTAGTTTCTGCTAAAAGTGATGGAGAAGATGTTAAAGATGGTTTCAAATCAGTTGATACAGGATTTAATTTAGGACTTGGATACAACTTTACGGATAATTTCTCAGTTGGAGCTCGTTATACTATAGGTTTGTCAAATATCGCAGATAATGATGCAGATACTTGGGATGAATATTATGATAGCCCAAAAAACAGTGTTTTTGCTATAACTGCAGCATATAAATTCTAA
- the xerD gene encoding site-specific tyrosine recombinase XerD: protein MKWNNYIKDYQSYLRIERGLSKNTIENYSFDIERLCLFLETNQMDVSPVKIKDETVQEFIYAVSKEVNPRSQARIISGLKSFFNYLVFEDYRNDNPLELIETPKTGRKLPDTLAVSEIDALIAAIDLSTNEGERNRAILETLYGCGLRVSELISLKISDLFFEEGFVKITGKGNKERFVPIGKLTKKYIEIYKNEIRSNLIIKKGFEDTLFLNRRGNQLTRAMIFTIIKDLAVKVGLKKNISPHTLRHSFATHLLENGADLRSIQLMLGHESITTTEIYVHLDRSFLKEVMYSFHPRK from the coding sequence ATGAAATGGAATAATTATATAAAAGATTATCAGTCGTATCTGCGCATAGAAAGAGGTTTGTCTAAAAACACGATCGAAAATTATAGTTTTGATATTGAGCGATTGTGCCTTTTTTTAGAGACGAATCAGATGGATGTTTCTCCTGTAAAAATTAAGGACGAAACAGTACAGGAATTTATATATGCGGTTTCAAAAGAAGTAAATCCAAGATCGCAGGCTCGTATTATATCCGGACTTAAAAGTTTTTTTAATTATTTGGTTTTTGAAGATTACAGAAACGACAATCCATTAGAATTAATTGAGACGCCAAAAACAGGACGTAAATTACCGGATACTTTGGCAGTAAGCGAAATTGATGCGCTTATTGCCGCGATTGATTTAAGCACAAATGAAGGTGAGCGAAACAGAGCAATACTCGAAACCTTGTATGGATGTGGTTTGAGGGTTTCAGAATTAATTTCACTTAAAATATCGGATCTGTTTTTTGAAGAAGGTTTTGTCAAAATTACCGGTAAAGGAAACAAAGAACGATTTGTTCCCATTGGAAAATTAACTAAAAAGTATATTGAGATTTACAAAAATGAAATTCGTTCTAATTTAATTATTAAAAAGGGTTTTGAAGATACTTTGTTTTTAAACAGAAGAGGTAATCAGCTTACACGGGCTATGATATTTACAATTATTAAAGATCTGGCTGTTAAAGTAGGACTGAAGAAAAATATTAGTCCGCATACACTTCGTCATTCTTTTGCAACTCATTTATTAGAAAATGGTGCAGACTTAAGATCAATACAGTTAATGTTAGGTCATGAGTCGATTACAACTACAGAAATTTACGTGCATTTAGACAGAAGTTTCTTAAAAGAAGTGATGTATTCATTTCACCCTCGAAAATAA
- the aroQ gene encoding type II 3-dehydroquinate dehydratase — protein MKICIINGPNLNLLGKREPEVYGSQTFEDYFETLQQKFPNIELSYYQSNIEGELIGKIQECGFTFDGIILNAGAYTHTSIGLGDAMKAVTTPVIEVHISNTYARESFRHQSYLSGNAKGVILGFGLKSYELAIQSFL, from the coding sequence ATGAAAATCTGCATCATCAACGGCCCCAATTTAAATCTTTTAGGAAAAAGAGAACCGGAAGTATACGGAAGCCAGACTTTTGAAGATTATTTTGAAACGTTGCAGCAAAAATTTCCAAACATAGAACTTTCTTATTATCAAAGCAATATTGAAGGCGAATTGATTGGGAAAATTCAGGAATGCGGTTTTACTTTTGATGGAATTATTTTAAATGCCGGTGCTTATACTCACACTTCTATAGGTTTGGGCGATGCAATGAAAGCGGTTACAACTCCCGTAATCGAAGTTCATATTTCAAATACTTATGCACGCGAAAGCTTCAGACATCAATCGTATCTATCAGGAAATGCAAAAGGTGTTATTTTAGGCTTCGGGTTAAAAAGCTACGAACTAGCCATTCAGTCTTTTTTGTAA